In Thermotoga sp. Ku-13t, one genomic interval encodes:
- a CDS encoding L-lactate permease — MGGALAFSPVIVVFLLLLLTGASVFTAGLAGYLVTVVLALGYFSTSLEVVLRSTIAGFLASLPVSIIVVASLFQLTLMETAGAMSTIVGFSKKLCEKDELFQILIIVIGVGTLLSSAGAVPVTVITPILVALGYSPMASIALSALGYDALCTYTILGVPLVVYAEMVETDLITAARYFLPFVGIVSFAISLAVLYLAGGTNFLKRGFSLAVLVGVMAFFGALAGIWIRAPVLTGLIAGFLIIVSLSIVYRFKNRVSIVTEKLDVKRLLVASSPWLLLIFFIVFVNLVKPVHELFYQKWSMPIDVLKGKPVHLRVLWQAYTWIFVSALLAIFIYRVDRKQLRDVFTRTKKRAVQPFWSATVFFLIAYVMLHSGYEITPHGLKLVQIEKNMIHAMAVSSAKLFGSFYAFFTPFLGVLGGFVTGTQTSATAMFARYTVETSKLLDLSGLYMAAAVAFGSGLASAISPSKLQNAAASIDKIGEEKKVLPRNILIVLLMALLTAIVAYMLRRRIV, encoded by the coding sequence TTGGGCGGCGCTCTTGCTTTCAGTCCGGTGATCGTGGTGTTTTTGCTGCTGCTCTTGACCGGGGCGTCGGTGTTCACCGCGGGGCTCGCTGGTTATCTTGTAACCGTTGTGTTGGCACTCGGCTATTTTTCAACATCGCTGGAAGTGGTGCTCCGCTCGACGATCGCTGGCTTTCTGGCTTCTCTGCCTGTGTCGATCATTGTGGTCGCATCTTTATTCCAGCTCACGTTGATGGAAACTGCCGGGGCGATGAGTACGATCGTCGGGTTTTCGAAAAAGCTCTGCGAAAAAGACGAGTTGTTTCAGATCCTGATCATCGTCATCGGGGTGGGTACGTTGCTTTCTTCCGCCGGTGCGGTGCCCGTGACGGTGATAACACCGATCCTGGTGGCGCTGGGCTATTCACCCATGGCAAGCATCGCACTTTCGGCTCTGGGATACGACGCGCTCTGTACCTACACGATCCTCGGTGTTCCGCTGGTTGTGTACGCAGAGATGGTGGAGACAGATTTGATCACAGCGGCTAGGTATTTTTTGCCGTTCGTGGGAATCGTTTCGTTCGCGATCTCGCTGGCGGTGCTCTATCTGGCTGGAGGGACGAACTTTCTCAAGCGTGGTTTTTCCCTGGCAGTACTGGTTGGTGTCATGGCGTTTTTCGGTGCACTGGCTGGGATATGGATCAGGGCGCCGGTGCTGACAGGTTTGATCGCCGGATTCTTGATAATCGTGAGTCTGTCCATCGTCTACAGGTTCAAAAATCGGGTGAGCATTGTCACCGAGAAGCTGGATGTGAAACGCCTGCTGGTTGCTTCATCACCGTGGCTTTTGCTCATATTCTTCATTGTTTTCGTGAACCTCGTAAAGCCCGTGCACGAACTTTTCTACCAGAAGTGGTCGATGCCGATCGATGTATTGAAAGGAAAGCCGGTGCATCTGAGAGTTCTGTGGCAGGCGTACACGTGGATCTTCGTGAGCGCTCTTCTGGCGATCTTCATCTACAGGGTGGATAGAAAACAGCTGAGAGACGTCTTCACCAGAACGAAGAAGAGAGCCGTTCAGCCTTTCTGGTCCGCGACGGTTTTCTTTCTGATCGCCTATGTGATGCTGCATTCTGGTTATGAAATAACACCGCACGGATTGAAACTGGTCCAGATCGAGAAGAACATGATACACGCGATGGCGGTCTCTTCCGCGAAGCTGTTTGGAAGCTTCTACGCGTTCTTCACACCTTTTCTGGGCGTGCTCGGAGGTTTCGTGACGGGTACACAGACTTCGGCTACGGCTATGTTCGCACGCTACACAGTGGAGACTTCGAAACTTCTGGATCTTTCAGGACTCTACATGGCGGCAGCCGTAGCCTTTGGTAGTGGGCTTGCGTCGGCGATATCGCCCTCGAAGCTTCAGAACGCGGCCGCATCGATCGATAAGATAGGTGAAGAGAAGAAAGTATTGCCACGCAACATTCTGATCGTTCTTCTTATGGCATTACTGACGGCCATCGTTGCGTACATGTTGAGAAGACGGATAGTGTGA
- a CDS encoding ATP-binding protein, producing the protein MNPFKVGKEYSREHFIDREKELAYMKQVSESGNNLVLLAPRRFGKTWLLHRFAEETIHTVVYVDLFGVISLKGFAMQIIDRSFKILKAKDPVAFVGRYLKNLARYVSFTVVLKNVTFSLSPEVDDETLLSESYNLLSSLASTLKKRVIVIIDEFQEYERIHANLPESLRSFFQSQSDVSFIFAGSRRHMLEKLFFHNSGTLFRSALRLDIETYLPKDECIEYAKSKFETSSKNLSDDSAELIFELTRGHPYFFQLLCFEVWNRTQNTATTQTVRESFESLLDREAYNYDALIDQLGYRYAKNVLALLSMEGQDIFSQDVLRKYEIPNPAIVNKTIKVLSEYGIVEKMARGKYMITDPLFEKYIQRRMNL; encoded by the coding sequence ATGAACCCTTTCAAGGTGGGTAAAGAATACAGCAGGGAACATTTCATAGACAGAGAGAAAGAGCTTGCGTACATGAAACAGGTGAGCGAGAGTGGAAACAATCTGGTCCTTCTGGCTCCGAGAAGGTTCGGAAAGACCTGGCTCCTGCATAGGTTCGCCGAAGAAACGATCCACACCGTCGTGTATGTAGATCTTTTCGGAGTGATCTCGCTCAAAGGTTTTGCGATGCAGATAATAGATCGATCTTTCAAGATCTTGAAGGCAAAAGATCCCGTGGCGTTCGTCGGTAGATACCTCAAAAACCTCGCGAGGTACGTCTCGTTCACAGTCGTTCTCAAAAACGTCACCTTCAGCCTCTCACCCGAGGTGGACGACGAGACGTTGTTGAGCGAATCTTACAATCTTCTTTCCAGCCTGGCTTCGACGTTGAAGAAAAGAGTGATCGTGATAATCGACGAATTTCAGGAGTACGAGAGGATCCACGCGAACCTTCCAGAAAGCCTTCGAAGCTTCTTTCAGTCCCAGAGCGATGTATCTTTCATATTCGCTGGCTCAAGACGGCACATGCTCGAAAAACTCTTCTTCCACAACTCCGGCACATTGTTCCGTTCCGCGCTCAGGCTGGACATAGAGACCTATCTTCCCAAAGACGAATGCATTGAGTACGCAAAAAGTAAGTTTGAAACCTCTTCGAAGAACCTGAGCGATGATTCTGCCGAACTCATCTTCGAACTCACCCGCGGTCATCCTTACTTTTTCCAGCTTTTGTGCTTCGAGGTCTGGAACAGAACCCAAAACACGGCAACAACCCAGACTGTTCGTGAATCTTTCGAATCTCTCTTAGACCGCGAAGCTTACAACTACGATGCACTCATCGACCAACTCGGCTATCGCTATGCGAAGAACGTGCTCGCGCTCCTTTCAATGGAAGGTCAGGACATATTCAGCCAGGACGTCTTGAGAAAGTACGAGATTCCGAACCCCGCGATCGTGAACAAAACGATTAAAGTCCTCAGCGAGTACGGTATCGTCGAAAAAATGGCCCGGGGAAAATATATGATAACAGACCCTCTGTTCGAAAAATACATTCAAAGAAGAATGAATCTTTAA
- the hcp gene encoding hydroxylamine reductase: MDMFCYMCSQALNNEGCTKVGVCGKSPTVTRLQDNLVYILDGISAYYYHARELGYRDEEIDAFYARSLYSTLTNVNFDAESYVQLSLEAGMMNYRVMKLLKKAHIETYGEPTPTQVETGTKKGHAIIVTGHNLKALEELLKQVEGTNVYVYTHSEMLPAHGYPGLRKFKNLAGNLGGAWHDQRTLFAKIPAAILGTSNCVLIPTEAYRDRMFTTSIARLPNVRHIDGYDYSPVIEKALSLPELEEKPGSYKLTTGFSVTSVLGLVDKIKHLVESGKIRHFFVIGGCDTPMRKSSYYREFAQKLPKDTVIITLACGKYRLNDIDFGEIEGVPRLIDVGQCNDTIVAIEIAQALSNLFNKPINELPLTLVLTWMEQKAVAILWTLLALGIKGIYIGPVLPAWVNDEILNILKTNYDLRLISDPEEDIKAILKS; this comes from the coding sequence ATGGACATGTTCTGCTACATGTGCTCACAGGCTCTGAACAACGAAGGATGCACGAAGGTTGGTGTCTGCGGTAAGAGCCCGACCGTCACGAGACTTCAGGACAATCTCGTGTACATCCTGGATGGTATTTCAGCCTACTACTACCACGCCAGAGAGCTCGGTTACAGAGACGAAGAAATCGATGCGTTCTATGCAAGATCTCTCTACTCAACCCTCACAAATGTGAATTTCGACGCCGAAAGCTACGTTCAGCTATCTCTCGAAGCTGGCATGATGAACTACAGGGTAATGAAACTTTTGAAGAAGGCACACATAGAAACCTACGGTGAACCAACTCCAACGCAAGTGGAAACCGGAACGAAAAAAGGTCATGCCATCATCGTCACCGGTCACAATTTGAAGGCTCTTGAGGAGCTTTTGAAGCAGGTGGAAGGAACCAACGTGTATGTCTACACCCATTCGGAAATGTTGCCCGCCCACGGCTATCCAGGACTCAGAAAGTTCAAGAACCTTGCAGGAAACCTCGGAGGTGCATGGCACGACCAGAGAACCCTGTTCGCGAAGATTCCGGCGGCCATCCTGGGAACTTCGAACTGTGTCCTCATACCCACCGAGGCGTACAGGGACAGAATGTTCACGACGAGTATCGCCAGACTTCCGAACGTGAGGCACATCGATGGCTATGATTATTCTCCTGTCATAGAGAAGGCGCTCTCTCTGCCAGAGCTTGAAGAAAAACCCGGCAGTTACAAACTCACAACCGGTTTCTCGGTGACATCGGTGCTGGGTTTAGTGGACAAGATAAAGCATCTGGTCGAATCCGGAAAAATCAGGCACTTCTTCGTGATAGGTGGTTGCGATACGCCCATGCGCAAAAGCAGTTATTACAGAGAGTTTGCTCAGAAGCTGCCGAAGGATACCGTCATCATCACTCTCGCGTGTGGAAAATACAGGCTGAACGATATCGACTTCGGTGAAATAGAAGGCGTTCCAAGGTTGATAGACGTTGGACAATGCAACGACACGATCGTCGCCATCGAGATAGCCCAGGCTCTGTCGAACCTGTTCAACAAGCCCATCAATGAATTGCCGCTGACGCTCGTTCTCACCTGGATGGAACAGAAGGCGGTGGCCATCCTCTGGACTTTACTCGCGCTGGGTATCAAGGGCATATACATAGGTCCGGTGCTACCCGCCTGGGTCAACGATGAGATACTGAACATCCTGAAAACCAACTACGATCTAAGATTGATCAGTGATCCAGAGGAAGACATCAAAGCGATCCTGAAATCCTGA
- a CDS encoding MBL fold metallo-hydrolase, translating into MKQLKEHVFYTPNLVNIGVVYTSHSTVLIDSGIDESVVKKLCRELEKPVKFVINTHSHADHCGGNLYLRKHFSAKILAPRIESHIIEDPILEPFYLFGASPPEQLRTRFLMAKPCTVDETLEEGPLQLEDVTLNILPLAGHSVNQIGVAVDNVFFCGDAFFSESTIEKHRIFVVYDVKKFLETLDLLSRSDYDLYVPSHGEVTGDIKDLLAINRKAVEDVIERILKLLKTPLTTENLLKELLDAFNVRVENFVQLVLYRSTVHAYLSYLLRENMIETVFKENVLLWKIRA; encoded by the coding sequence TTGAAGCAGTTGAAGGAACACGTGTTCTACACGCCAAATCTGGTGAACATCGGTGTGGTTTACACATCGCACTCCACCGTGCTGATCGACAGCGGCATAGACGAATCTGTGGTGAAGAAGCTGTGTCGCGAACTGGAAAAACCTGTCAAGTTCGTCATAAACACCCATTCCCACGCCGATCACTGCGGCGGCAATCTTTATCTTCGAAAGCATTTTTCCGCGAAAATCCTTGCACCGAGGATAGAATCGCACATCATCGAAGATCCCATCTTGGAACCCTTCTACCTCTTCGGCGCTTCGCCCCCAGAGCAGTTGCGCACCAGGTTCCTCATGGCGAAACCCTGCACTGTCGATGAGACGCTAGAAGAAGGCCCCCTGCAGCTTGAAGACGTCACGCTGAACATCCTTCCGCTCGCCGGGCATTCCGTGAACCAGATCGGTGTAGCTGTGGACAACGTCTTTTTCTGTGGGGACGCGTTTTTCTCCGAATCGACGATTGAAAAGCACAGAATCTTCGTCGTGTACGATGTGAAAAAGTTCCTCGAAACGCTCGATCTTCTGAGCCGTTCAGACTACGATCTCTACGTCCCGTCCCACGGAGAGGTGACGGGTGACATAAAAGATCTGCTCGCGATCAACAGAAAAGCGGTCGAAGACGTTATTGAACGTATCCTGAAGCTTTTGAAAACCCCACTCACCACGGAAAACCTCCTGAAAGAACTGCTTGATGCGTTCAACGTGAGGGTCGAAAACTTCGTGCAGCTTGTTCTCTACAGATCCACTGTTCACGCATATTTGAGTTATCTCTTGAGAGAAAACATGATCGAAACGGTGTTCAAAGAGAACGTGTTGCTCTGGAAAATTCGAGCCTGA
- a CDS encoding MFS transporter, with amino-acid sequence MKTNRSCTPSLVKSLFDRHTPERLTEKDYRWNFIVNCTDNALFNVGMAMGSMFTLFPVFAKNLGASNLELGLILAIINLGWGIPAIWGAKMAERSAKKLNLVLKYTMGERLPYLFLALISFFLASRFARLSLYLSTLMMALTVYTMGFLGPPWMSMIEKVIDARRRGTYFAVGSGMGAILGIGGSMIAKSLLASNPFPQNFGYVFLTAFFFFMASFFFLALTREVPDTKLHDDEPVINYFRNMKNVFTDRNFRNFLFERIISSFTFGASGFITVYLLKRLSLPDDTAANFTAIVMASQGISSFFFGPLGDRKGHKLNLLVNKIAYVVALALAIGCTRLSQAYMVYGLMGIVNTTGNVGGMAITLDLTSGKRKELYMGSLYFLTAPFSFLAPLICGKLVDSFGYTPPMVLTGAIGVFNFFFLLKFISDPRREEQTRS; translated from the coding sequence TTGAAAACGAACAGATCGTGCACACCGAGTCTGGTGAAATCCCTGTTCGATCGCCACACACCAGAAAGGCTCACTGAAAAAGACTATCGCTGGAACTTCATCGTCAACTGCACCGACAACGCGCTCTTCAATGTTGGCATGGCGATGGGTTCTATGTTCACGCTGTTTCCAGTCTTCGCGAAAAACCTAGGAGCATCGAACCTGGAACTGGGTTTGATCCTGGCGATCATCAACCTCGGCTGGGGTATCCCCGCCATCTGGGGCGCGAAGATGGCCGAACGCTCCGCGAAGAAGCTGAACCTTGTTCTCAAGTACACGATGGGAGAAAGACTACCCTATCTGTTCCTCGCGCTGATCAGCTTCTTCCTGGCTTCTCGCTTTGCCAGGCTCTCGCTGTACCTGTCAACGTTGATGATGGCACTCACCGTGTACACGATGGGCTTCCTTGGTCCACCCTGGATGAGCATGATAGAGAAAGTGATCGATGCTAGAAGGCGTGGAACGTACTTCGCCGTGGGTAGCGGCATGGGGGCGATTCTTGGCATAGGGGGTTCGATGATCGCGAAGAGCCTGCTTGCAAGCAATCCGTTTCCGCAGAACTTCGGCTACGTTTTCCTCACGGCCTTCTTTTTCTTCATGGCTTCTTTCTTCTTCCTCGCGCTCACGAGGGAAGTGCCGGATACAAAACTCCACGACGATGAACCTGTGATCAACTACTTCAGGAACATGAAGAACGTTTTCACAGACAGAAACTTCAGAAACTTTCTGTTTGAAAGGATCATCAGTAGCTTCACCTTCGGCGCGAGCGGTTTCATAACTGTGTACCTTTTGAAGAGACTGTCCTTACCGGACGACACAGCGGCGAACTTCACCGCGATCGTCATGGCTTCCCAGGGCATCTCTTCGTTCTTCTTTGGTCCACTCGGCGATCGGAAGGGTCACAAACTCAACTTGCTTGTGAACAAGATCGCTTACGTGGTGGCGCTCGCACTGGCGATCGGTTGCACGCGCTTGAGCCAGGCCTACATGGTCTACGGGTTGATGGGCATCGTGAACACGACGGGCAACGTGGGTGGTATGGCGATCACGCTGGATCTCACTTCTGGCAAGCGCAAGGAACTGTACATGGGCTCACTGTATTTTCTGACCGCTCCTTTCTCTTTCCTCGCGCCGTTGATCTGTGGTAAGCTGGTAGACAGTTTCGGTTACACGCCCCCCATGGTCCTGACAGGCGCGATCGGCGTGTTCAACTTCTTCTTCCTCCTGAAGTTCATCTCAGACCCGAGGCGAGAAGAACAAACGCGAAGCTAA